One Fusarium falciforme chromosome 14, complete sequence genomic region harbors:
- a CDS encoding Zn(2)-C6 fungal-type domain-containing protein, with the protein MLHPYAGYDISYPTSASLVIRIFQASCYQMMGNSALAWHTMDKAIRLAEQMRLYDENSYDGLDPIEAKLRRNAFWFLFSASRSASVMNGRKQALAEFHMLGYLSTVFCPDDSPPLLDQSRPENKDQFEENLVTGFKRSHDVWKLGFSLLYDLDLFLATSSRTTGHAKLNDAQKKSLTESYLRFSSVLDDLPGYLQSPTMICDADSECEKHQRRAFWIQRANITLSYHYLCMLILDRFLPAKLLGVVGLNDDQISIDSRKVEIAHELLVLVSSVPLDALRANGEPFAEKLRYVCAALLEITQKNDSAHLLMRAKKHLDALLDYLSKLESRVSATLTAISAPL; encoded by the exons ATGCTTCATCCCTATGCTGGGTATGACATCTCATATCCAACATCGGCTTCGCTTGTGATCCGTATCTTTCAAGCATCCTGCTATCAAATGATGGGCAACTCTGCACTGGCATGGCATACCATGGACAAGGCCATTCGCTTAGCTGAACAGATGCGCCTCTACGACGAGAACTCGTATGATGGTCTGGACcccatcgaggccaagctGCGTCGCAACGCGTTTTGGTTTTTGTTCTCAGCCAGTCGGTCAGCCTCTGTCATGAATGGGAGAAAACAAGCTCTGGCCGAGTTTCATATGCTGGGCTACCTCAGCACTGTGTTCTGTCCAGACGACAGCCCACCACTTCTCGATCAAAGTCGACCCGAGAACAAGGATCAGTTTGAAGAGAATCTCGTGACTGGTTTTAAAAGGAGCCATGATGTGTGGAAGCTTGGGTTCAGTCTTCTCTACGACTTGGATCTATTCCTAGCTACGAGTTCTCGGACTACCGGACACGCAAAGCTAAATGACGCCCAGAAGAAAAGTCTGACCGAATCATACTTGAGATTTTCAAGTGTTCTCGACGACTTGCCAGGTTACCTTCAGTCGCCAACGATGATTTGTGATGCTGATAGTGAGTGCGAGAAGCACCAGAGACGGGCTTTCTGGATTCAGCGAGCCAACATTACGCTCTCGTATCATTATCTCTGCATGTTGATTCTTGATCGCTTTCTACCCGCAAAGCTCCTAGGTGTGGTTGGATTGAATGATGATCAAATATCGATAGACTCGAGAAAAGTTGAGATCGCTCACGAACTATTGGTTTTGGTCTCAAGCGTCCCTCTCGACGCGCTTAGAGCGAATGGAGAGCCATTT GCCGAGAAGCTTCGCTACGTTTGTGCAGCCCTTCTTGAAATAACGCAGAAGAATGACTCGGCTCATCTCTTAATGCGGGCTAAGAAACATCTCGATGCGTTACTGGACTATCTATCGAAACTTGAGTCGCGGGTATCTGCTACGTTAACAGCAATATCAGCGCCTTTGTGA